Proteins from a genomic interval of Clostridium sp. AN503:
- a CDS encoding HAMP domain-containing sensor histidine kinase produces MRIYFKYIATAVLLIMLFIAIQIGILGAVTVKLYGNGSEHGKYAVRQIYDMLHFADGEMASGQAEAITSLEEMSVSFAMVLDDAGQPVWTYRLPENLNHAYTASEIASFARWYLDDYPVSVWGGDKGLLVIGYPRGSIWNYHVRRDTKDLEGMMTFFSLSFVLTILAAIVVLLVSGYRYYRKMREMTDAIGQLASGGSVHLPENGTMGDIGAALNRTSDRLSTQRRQLEQRDEARTEWISSVSHDIRTPLSLVMGYADMIENQSEPGSEVRKRAVLIRGQSIRIRNLIEDLNLVSKLEYHMQPLRLKTVSLAAILRRAAADLLNTVEQPENYPFSIYMEPEFEAFSMEGDEQLLLRAFQNILGNSVRHNEGGCSLTVRAVQENGQPVIRFQDDGCGILPDICLYLNEGQLPKEDTHVMGLRIVRQIVNAHGGEIHVDMDGHRICLRL; encoded by the coding sequence ATGAGAATTTATTTTAAATATATCGCAACGGCCGTCCTGCTGATTATGCTTTTTATTGCGATACAGATCGGGATTCTCGGTGCGGTTACTGTAAAATTGTATGGGAACGGCAGCGAACATGGGAAATATGCAGTCAGACAGATTTATGATATGCTCCACTTCGCAGATGGAGAGATGGCTTCCGGACAGGCGGAGGCTATCACGAGCCTGGAGGAAATGAGTGTTTCTTTTGCCATGGTACTGGACGATGCCGGACAGCCTGTCTGGACCTACCGTCTGCCCGAAAACCTGAACCATGCCTATACGGCCTCGGAAATCGCGTCGTTTGCCCGCTGGTATCTGGATGATTATCCGGTATCTGTCTGGGGCGGGGATAAGGGGCTGCTTGTGATTGGATATCCCCGTGGGAGTATTTGGAATTACCATGTCCGACGGGACACGAAGGATCTTGAGGGGATGATGACATTCTTTTCCTTGAGTTTTGTGTTGACAATCCTGGCTGCCATCGTGGTCCTCCTTGTTTCCGGATACCGTTACTACCGTAAGATGAGAGAGATGACGGACGCCATCGGACAGCTTGCCTCCGGAGGAAGTGTTCATCTGCCGGAAAATGGAACCATGGGGGACATAGGAGCCGCGCTGAACCGCACTTCAGACCGTCTGTCCACACAGCGCCGGCAGCTGGAACAGAGGGATGAAGCACGGACGGAATGGATCAGCAGCGTTTCACACGATATCCGCACGCCGCTGTCGCTGGTTATGGGCTATGCTGACATGATTGAGAACCAATCCGAGCCAGGGTCGGAGGTGCGAAAGAGGGCTGTTCTGATCCGCGGGCAAAGTATCCGCATCCGCAATCTGATTGAAGATTTGAACCTGGTTTCCAAGTTGGAGTACCATATGCAGCCCCTGCGATTAAAGACGGTCTCCCTGGCAGCCATTCTGCGCAGGGCGGCAGCAGATCTGTTAAACACGGTGGAGCAGCCCGAGAATTATCCATTTTCCATCTATATGGAACCGGAATTCGAGGCGTTTTCCATGGAAGGTGACGAACAGCTTTTGCTGCGGGCCTTCCAGAATATCCTGGGAAATTCGGTGCGTCATAATGAAGGTGGATGCAGTCTTACTGTGCGGGCTGTGCAGGAAAATGGCCAGCCTGTGATCCGGTTCCAGGATGATGGATGCGGAATTTTACCGGATATCTGCCTGTATCTTAACGAAGGCCAACTGCCAAAGGAGGATACCCATGTGATGGGGCTGCGTATTGTCCGCCAGATTGTAAACGCCCATGGAGGTGAAATCCATGTGGACATGGATGGACACAGAATCTGCCTACGTTTGTAG
- a CDS encoding RluA family pseudouridine synthase, with translation MIQEFVVEGDAGLRIDRYLSDRQEELSRSYLQKLLKDGGVSVNGAPVKSNYKVSCGDRIRLHVPDAVEPDIEAEPMELSILYEDPDILLINKPKGMVVHPAAGHYTGTLVNGLMHHCRGELSGINGVMRPGIVHRIDMDTTGVLIVCKNDRAHSAVAEQLKVHSITRKYYAVVHGVIKEDEGTVHAPIGRHPTDRKKMSINEKNGKDAVTHYRVLRRFRRFTYVECQLETGRTHQIRVHMASTGHPLLGDQVYGPAKCPFPGLEGQTLHAGVLGIIHPTTGEYMEFHAPLPEYFEMLLKKLELD, from the coding sequence TTGATTCAGGAGTTTGTTGTAGAAGGAGATGCAGGACTTCGTATTGACCGCTATTTGAGCGACCGCCAGGAGGAGCTTTCCCGTTCTTATCTGCAGAAGCTTTTAAAGGACGGAGGTGTATCGGTAAACGGAGCACCAGTAAAAAGCAACTATAAGGTTTCCTGTGGCGACAGGATCCGGCTTCATGTGCCTGATGCGGTGGAGCCGGATATTGAGGCGGAGCCTATGGAGCTTTCCATCCTGTATGAAGATCCGGATATTCTTTTGATCAATAAGCCAAAGGGAATGGTAGTGCATCCGGCTGCCGGTCATTATACTGGCACCCTGGTCAATGGCCTTATGCATCATTGCAGGGGGGAATTGTCCGGTATCAACGGCGTGATGCGGCCGGGGATCGTCCATCGTATTGATATGGACACCACCGGTGTGCTGATCGTCTGCAAGAACGACAGGGCGCACAGCGCCGTTGCGGAACAGCTGAAGGTCCATTCTATTACCAGGAAATACTATGCCGTCGTACATGGTGTGATAAAAGAGGACGAGGGTACGGTCCATGCTCCCATTGGGCGGCATCCAACAGACCGGAAAAAGATGAGCATTAATGAGAAGAATGGGAAGGACGCCGTTACCCATTACCGGGTTTTGCGCCGGTTCCGGCGTTTTACCTATGTGGAATGCCAGCTTGAGACCGGAAGGACTCACCAGATCCGTGTGCATATGGCAAGCACCGGTCATCCACTTTTGGGCGACCAGGTCTATGGTCCCGCCAAATGCCCGTTTCCAGGGCTTGAGGGACAGACTTTACATGCTGGAGTTTTGGGTATTATTCATCCAACAACAGGAGAATATATGGAGTTTCATGCACCTTTACCGGAATATTTTGAAATGCTGCTTAAAAAATTGGAGCTGGACTAA
- a CDS encoding ABC transporter permease: MTIGKEFSLELRKLRHRHIPALFLLTFALIAAWVSWCLKDLDLSKTNDAAAMLFLNLLLMNTILCPVIVAALASRMCDMEQAGSAYRWLCTIQKTECIYRGKVMVGGFCMASFSLIQAVLFSSITASWGTNGQGRLAWITLSLFFTLFLTSLCIFIFQLNLSLRFTNQLTPIFVSIGGTFAGLFSWFLNRWPLRYLIPWGYYAALCNTGLEYDEAARYSTYYWTGYPVLWLAVLLAAIAILYYFGQKHFLETVRETM, encoded by the coding sequence ATGACAATCGGGAAAGAATTTAGCCTGGAGCTTCGCAAGCTGCGCCACCGGCATATACCTGCGCTGTTCCTTTTGACGTTTGCGCTCATTGCGGCCTGGGTTTCCTGGTGCCTGAAGGACCTGGATTTATCCAAAACCAATGATGCCGCTGCCATGCTGTTCTTAAATCTGCTTCTCATGAATACCATCCTCTGCCCCGTTATCGTGGCCGCGCTGGCCAGCCGGATGTGTGACATGGAGCAGGCAGGCAGCGCTTATCGATGGCTCTGCACGATCCAAAAAACCGAATGCATTTACCGCGGAAAGGTTATGGTTGGCGGTTTCTGTATGGCATCTTTCAGTCTGATACAGGCAGTCCTGTTCAGTTCCATCACAGCCTCCTGGGGAACCAACGGACAGGGGCGGCTCGCGTGGATCACCCTGTCGCTGTTTTTCACTCTGTTTCTGACGTCACTGTGTATTTTTATTTTCCAACTGAACCTTTCCCTTCGGTTTACGAATCAGCTGACCCCGATTTTCGTCAGCATCGGCGGCACTTTTGCGGGACTGTTTTCCTGGTTTTTAAACCGCTGGCCCCTGCGCTACCTGATTCCCTGGGGATATTACGCGGCGCTGTGTAATACCGGACTTGAGTATGATGAAGCTGCCCGCTACTCCACGTATTACTGGACGGGATATCCGGTTCTATGGCTGGCTGTCCTGCTTGCAGCCATAGCCATCCTGTATTATTTTGGGCAAAAGCATTTTCTGGAAACAGTCCGGGAAACCATGTGA
- the lspA gene encoding signal peptidase II, which produces MKNKVFNLLVWAAASLALVLADQYTKLLVVTRLKGRPPFVIVDGVFEFLYSENRGAAFGMLQGRQGFFFLIGAVVLAAAAFVMYRMPDWGQKRYHWLKICTIMITAGAVGNMVDRVSKGYVVDFLYFKLINFPIFNVADIYVTVATAILLVLLCFYYREEELDIFHLRREKGDSH; this is translated from the coding sequence ATGAAGAATAAAGTATTCAATCTGCTGGTGTGGGCGGCAGCATCCCTTGCCCTGGTTCTGGCAGACCAGTATACAAAGCTTTTAGTAGTGACCCGGCTGAAAGGAAGGCCGCCATTTGTCATTGTAGACGGAGTGTTTGAATTTTTATATTCAGAGAACAGAGGAGCCGCTTTTGGCATGCTGCAGGGACGTCAGGGTTTCTTTTTCCTGATCGGGGCAGTTGTGCTGGCTGCTGCCGCTTTCGTGATGTACCGTATGCCGGATTGGGGACAAAAGCGGTATCACTGGCTGAAGATCTGCACCATCATGATCACGGCTGGAGCGGTCGGGAACATGGTGGACCGTGTTTCCAAGGGATACGTGGTGGATTTTTTGTATTTTAAACTGATCAATTTTCCCATCTTTAATGTGGCGGATATCTATGTGACGGTAGCGACGGCTATCCTTCTGGTATTATTATGTTTTTATTACCGCGAGGAGGAGCTGGATATTTTTCATCTGCGCAGGGAGAAGGGGGATTCTCATTGA
- a CDS encoding cytidylate kinase-like family protein: protein MKGNLVITIGRQCGSGGKKIGEMLAERMGVQCYDKELLTRAAKESGLCEELFETHDEKPTSSFLYSLVMDTYSLGYTTSAYMDMPINHKIFLAQFDTIKKLADEESCVIVGRCADYALADYPNTVSVFITGHDDDKLARLKELYKVDDAKAKDIMVKTDKKRASYYNYYSSKKWADAKSYDLCISSTVLGMEGCVDIILDFAKKKQEWLNSQKK, encoded by the coding sequence ATGAAGGGAAATCTTGTTATTACAATCGGAAGACAGTGCGGCAGCGGCGGAAAAAAGATCGGCGAAATGCTTGCGGAGAGAATGGGAGTGCAGTGTTACGATAAGGAACTCCTTACCCGTGCAGCTAAGGAGAGCGGACTGTGTGAGGAACTGTTTGAGACTCACGACGAGAAGCCCACAAGTAGTTTCCTCTACTCTCTGGTGATGGATACCTATTCACTGGGATATACCACATCTGCATACATGGATATGCCGATCAACCATAAGATCTTCCTGGCTCAGTTTGACACCATCAAGAAGCTGGCGGACGAAGAGTCCTGTGTGATCGTTGGACGATGCGCAGATTATGCGTTGGCGGATTATCCCAATACCGTGTCTGTGTTTATCACCGGACATGACGATGATAAGCTGGCTCGTTTAAAAGAGCTGTATAAAGTGGATGACGCCAAGGCAAAGGATATCATGGTCAAGACCGACAAGAAGCGTGCAAGCTACTACAATTACTATTCCAGCAAGAAGTGGGCTGACGCCAAGAGCTATGACCTGTGTATCAGCAGTACTGTGCTGGGCATGGAAGGATGTGTGGACATCATCCTGGACTTTGCGAAAAAGAAACAGGAGTGGTTGAACAGCCAGAAAAAATAA
- a CDS encoding DUF6678 family protein, which yields MQHNLREKVSRIIKDRNLCSYMNSTKWNELITAITEEMPFPPPFDIKYLTEEDCFPNEFLKGDVYHLGDWMGENFPPEEHYFNIEWIEVRPCYLKHRGKLTKPEIIDESKLF from the coding sequence ATGCAACATAATCTTAGAGAAAAAGTATCACGAATTATAAAAGACCGCAATTTGTGTAGTTATATGAATAGTACAAAATGGAATGAGCTAATAACAGCAATAACAGAAGAAATGCCCTTTCCTCCACCATTTGATATTAAATATCTAACAGAAGAGGATTGTTTTCCAAACGAATTCCTTAAAGGGGATGTCTACCATTTAGGCGATTGGATGGGAGAAAATTTTCCGCCTGAAGAGCATTATTTTAATATCGAATGGATTGAAGTACGTCCTTGCTATTTAAAGCATCGCGGAAAACTAACCAAGCCAGAAATCATTGACGAGAGCAAACTATTTTAG
- the aroB gene encoding 3-dehydroquinate synthase, whose amino-acid sequence MANRMTVHRDGRAIYDIVAESSYDRLGEEAAALGTAGRKLCIVTDSNVAPLYLEQVKKELASCCRQVDCYEIPAGEEYKNLDTVRGIYEHLIKRHYDRGDMLVALGGGVVGDLCGFTAATYLRGIRFIQIPTTLLSQVDSSIGGKTGVDFDSYKNMVGAFHMPALVYTSTSSLLTLPDEQFASGMGEIIKHGLIRDREYYAWLTAHADKIRKRDLSVCEQMILVSNQIKREVVEKDPTEQAERALLNFGHTLGHAIEKLMDFHLLHGQCVALGCAAASWMSAKRGSLTMEEVSGILKTLEVFGLPVSIGGLGLEADNIVATTKNDKKMDSGTIKFILLHQIGEAYVDRSVTDQEMIESLCWLAGGEHEE is encoded by the coding sequence ATGGCTAATCGAATGACAGTCCATAGGGACGGCAGGGCAATTTATGATATCGTGGCAGAATCTTCCTATGACAGGCTTGGAGAGGAAGCGGCAGCTTTAGGCACTGCAGGAAGGAAGCTGTGCATTGTTACAGACAGTAACGTGGCCCCATTGTATCTGGAACAGGTAAAAAAGGAGCTGGCTTCATGCTGCCGACAGGTAGATTGTTATGAGATCCCGGCTGGGGAGGAGTATAAGAATCTGGATACGGTGAGGGGCATTTATGAGCACCTGATCAAAAGACATTATGACAGAGGGGATATGCTGGTGGCTCTCGGCGGCGGTGTGGTCGGAGATCTGTGCGGCTTTACGGCAGCGACCTACTTAAGGGGGATCCGTTTTATCCAGATTCCCACGACTTTGCTTTCCCAGGTGGATTCCAGTATAGGCGGAAAGACCGGAGTGGATTTTGATTCCTACAAAAATATGGTAGGAGCGTTCCACATGCCTGCTCTGGTCTATACCAGTACATCCAGTCTGCTGACACTTCCGGACGAGCAGTTCGCATCCGGTATGGGTGAGATCATCAAGCACGGGCTGATACGGGACCGGGAGTATTACGCCTGGCTGACGGCTCACGCGGATAAGATCAGAAAAAGAGATTTGAGCGTATGTGAGCAGATGATCCTGGTGAGCAACCAGATCAAGCGGGAAGTGGTGGAGAAGGACCCGACAGAACAGGCTGAGAGAGCTTTGCTGAATTTTGGTCATACGCTGGGCCATGCCATCGAGAAGCTGATGGACTTTCATCTGCTACATGGACAATGCGTGGCTTTGGGCTGCGCCGCGGCGTCCTGGATGTCTGCAAAGAGAGGCAGCCTTACGATGGAGGAGGTTTCCGGCATTTTAAAAACTCTGGAGGTATTTGGTCTTCCGGTCAGTATCGGCGGGCTCGGACTAGAGGCGGACAATATAGTTGCAACCACAAAAAACGATAAAAAGATGGATTCCGGCACAATCAAGTTTATTCTTCTCCACCAGATTGGAGAGGCATATGTGGACCGTTCCGTGACGGATCAGGAGATGATTGAAAGCCTGTGCTGGCTGGCGGGAGGGGAACATGAAGAATAA
- a CDS encoding LysM peptidoglycan-binding domain-containing protein: MMNRRIARRRVRNLMIVLLMILAFCSGFFGHTLLNAHAEEEYVKPMNRYYTSIQLKQGDSLWDIAAQYLEGSGYTTKEYVEELKRMNGLRDEHIHSGEYLTVVYFAE, encoded by the coding sequence ATGATGAATAGAAGAATTGCACGACGTAGAGTCAGGAATCTGATGATTGTTCTTTTGATGATACTTGCTTTTTGCTCCGGTTTCTTTGGCCATACGCTGTTGAACGCCCATGCCGAAGAAGAATATGTAAAGCCCATGAACCGTTACTACACCAGCATCCAGCTGAAGCAGGGAGACAGTCTCTGGGACATTGCCGCGCAGTATCTGGAAGGAAGCGGCTACACCACGAAGGAGTACGTGGAAGAGCTGAAGCGGATGAATGGTCTCCGTGACGAGCATATCCATTCGGGGGAATACTTGACAGTCGTATACTTTGCAGAGTAG
- a CDS encoding DUF3885 domain-containing protein, which produces MALYHNSQKKQPDKLVSAKALAKRFVERNGFIRHDLCRWDDHGWCKRLPHGGKERVYLPDNKGMNPSYVENALCRAKALFHDLPCCPNLLRIDHYPEEADRITLQTLAQVGLPVPNESIQEKRIDKNTCFLQEHLYWDLTKGNYQIDKLLLEIIKGDIGGFSFLCSNVYLLNTESAVLYHLYDDRGADIAAFDKHVLLPLYKKYNNWILQHDKVKIDRLFADCM; this is translated from the coding sequence ATGGCACTTTATCATAATTCGCAGAAGAAGCAGCCTGACAAACTGGTGAGCGCAAAGGCGCTGGCAAAACGATTTGTAGAGCGCAATGGCTTTATACGTCATGATTTGTGTCGATGGGATGATCATGGCTGGTGCAAGCGCCTCCCTCATGGAGGTAAAGAGAGGGTATACTTGCCAGATAATAAAGGAATGAATCCAAGCTATGTTGAAAATGCCTTATGTCGTGCAAAAGCATTATTTCACGATTTACCATGCTGTCCCAACCTTCTTAGAATCGATCACTATCCCGAAGAAGCAGATAGGATTACTTTGCAAACACTTGCACAAGTGGGCTTGCCTGTCCCGAATGAATCCATTCAGGAAAAACGCATTGACAAGAACACTTGCTTTCTTCAAGAGCATTTATATTGGGATTTGACAAAAGGTAATTATCAAATTGATAAGCTGCTTTTAGAAATCATAAAAGGTGATATTGGTGGCTTTTCTTTTCTATGTTCCAATGTGTATTTACTAAATACCGAAAGCGCTGTGCTTTATCACCTGTATGATGATAGAGGTGCTGATATTGCTGCCTTTGATAAACATGTATTACTGCCTTTGTACAAAAAATATAATAATTGGATTCTTCAACATGATAAAGTAAAAATAGACCGCCTATTTGCTGATTGCATGTAA
- a CDS encoding ABC transporter permease, with amino-acid sequence MLGKAIYCERMKCKGTLIWPAFLLIPVIPILLGSGNYLSNIEILKSEWYSLWTQVTLFYATFFFAPLIGAYCAFLWRYENFNNCRNVLFSTPVPYSTIYLSKFLLVCILSALTQVWFTALFLAAGMVIGLPGLPPATIFSWIIRGLAGAFVIAALQFFIAAEVKNFATPIALGLAGGVIGLLAANTSTGLFCPYSQMLLGMNSNKSEDILGQNIPLFFAICGVYLVGITLIGIWRMMRGNKCGM; translated from the coding sequence ATGTTAGGAAAAGCCATTTACTGTGAGCGTATGAAATGTAAAGGAACCCTGATCTGGCCTGCATTTCTCTTGATACCCGTAATACCGATTTTGCTGGGCAGCGGCAATTATCTGTCAAACATCGAAATACTTAAGTCGGAATGGTATTCCCTGTGGACCCAGGTAACTCTGTTTTACGCCACCTTTTTCTTTGCTCCGCTGATCGGCGCTTACTGCGCCTTTTTATGGCGGTATGAAAACTTTAACAACTGCCGCAACGTTCTGTTTTCCACACCTGTGCCATATAGCACAATTTATTTATCAAAATTTCTCCTGGTATGTATTCTGTCAGCCCTGACACAGGTATGGTTCACTGCTCTTTTCCTCGCGGCAGGCATGGTAATCGGATTGCCGGGGCTTCCCCCTGCTACAATATTCTCCTGGATTATCCGTGGTTTGGCGGGGGCCTTTGTCATAGCGGCGCTTCAGTTTTTCATCGCGGCGGAGGTCAAAAACTTTGCCACTCCGATTGCCCTGGGACTGGCGGGCGGTGTAATCGGGCTGCTGGCTGCCAATACTTCGACCGGCCTATTCTGTCCTTATTCACAGATGCTTTTAGGAATGAACTCAAATAAATCGGAAGATATCCTTGGGCAGAATATTCCTTTATTTTTTGCGATATGCGGGGTATATCTGGTTGGGATCACATTGATTGGGATATGGAGAATGATGCGCGGGAACAAATGCGGGATGTAG
- a CDS encoding response regulator transcription factor, with protein sequence MKLKEARILVVDDNEELCRLVQSICIQEGFSSVEMVFTCREAEKRFSKKDVDFLILDVNMPQEDGFSFFQRIKPVLEEQRIPVLFLSARDQDEDRLLGLGLGADDYMTKPFLPKELILRIQAILRRTYRLDEQNSQCYRLGDREVDLSAGTVRLLDGSGMVIQLTNKEYQLLKLFLENRGRIMTFDILSESVWGENYYDYENTLMVHIRKLREKIEEKPSEPEFLITVKGLGYRMNA encoded by the coding sequence ATGAAATTAAAAGAAGCAAGAATTCTGGTAGTGGATGACAATGAAGAGCTGTGCCGGCTGGTGCAGAGCATATGTATACAGGAGGGATTTTCCTCTGTGGAGATGGTCTTTACGTGCCGGGAAGCAGAGAAAAGATTTTCTAAAAAGGACGTTGACTTTCTGATTCTCGATGTCAATATGCCGCAGGAGGACGGTTTTTCTTTTTTTCAGCGCATAAAACCGGTTCTGGAAGAACAACGGATTCCGGTTCTGTTCCTTTCTGCCAGGGATCAGGATGAAGACCGGCTGCTGGGGCTTGGATTAGGCGCTGACGATTATATGACAAAGCCGTTTCTGCCAAAAGAACTCATCCTTCGGATTCAGGCTATTTTAAGGCGCACCTACCGTCTGGACGAACAAAACAGCCAATGCTATCGGCTGGGAGACCGCGAGGTGGATTTGTCGGCAGGCACCGTGCGGCTTTTAGACGGTTCTGGCATGGTAATCCAGCTGACGAATAAGGAATACCAGCTATTGAAACTATTTTTGGAAAACCGCGGAAGGATTATGACATTCGATATCCTGTCAGAATCCGTCTGGGGGGAAAACTACTATGATTACGAAAATACTCTGATGGTGCATATTCGCAAGCTTCGCGAAAAGATTGAGGAGAAGCCATCAGAGCCGGAATTTTTGATTACAGTGAAAGGATTAGGGTATCGGATGAACGCATGA
- a CDS encoding ABC transporter ATP-binding protein, translating to MSHYMIETSQLTKTYHGKPAVDHLDLRIPEGSIYGFLGPNGAGKSTTMKMLLGLIGRDGGAIKINGEELNDHTRVSILKQAGSLIENPSYYGNLTAYENLQISCMLRGLPFQEIDRVLSLVRLDGQKKKKTAHYSLGMKQRLGLANALLGSPKLVLLDEPTNGLDPAGIHEMRALVKSLPKEYGMTVMVSSHLLSEMEQTADHIAIISGGQLIFQDTLSALQFRSVRRIFLRTSDDSGAAALLKDNLEPHGPEALLYSPKEGIQIPYLPDASLRRLLRRLWERGIDLYRITEQTQNLEDIYLGMVKEAGL from the coding sequence ATGTCGCATTACATGATTGAAACATCGCAATTGACAAAGACTTACCACGGAAAACCTGCCGTCGATCATTTAGATCTTCGCATCCCGGAGGGTTCTATTTATGGATTTCTCGGCCCCAACGGCGCCGGGAAGAGCACAACCATGAAAATGCTGTTGGGTTTGATTGGTCGTGACGGCGGCGCTATTAAAATAAATGGAGAGGAATTAAACGACCATACCCGCGTTTCCATTTTAAAACAGGCGGGCTCCCTGATCGAAAATCCCTCCTATTACGGGAATCTTACCGCTTATGAAAACCTGCAGATCAGCTGCATGCTGCGCGGGCTCCCGTTTCAGGAAATCGACCGGGTATTATCGCTGGTACGCTTGGACGGCCAGAAAAAGAAGAAAACCGCTCATTACTCTCTGGGCATGAAGCAGCGCCTTGGACTGGCCAATGCCCTTTTAGGCTCTCCAAAGCTAGTTCTCTTAGACGAACCCACCAACGGCCTGGATCCTGCCGGGATTCATGAAATGCGGGCGCTGGTAAAAAGCCTGCCAAAGGAGTATGGTATGACCGTCATGGTTTCCAGCCATCTTCTGTCTGAAATGGAACAGACGGCAGACCATATTGCCATCATCTCCGGCGGGCAGTTGATTTTTCAGGACACGCTCTCCGCTCTCCAATTCAGAAGCGTGCGACGGATTTTTCTGCGCACCTCCGATGATTCCGGCGCCGCCGCACTGTTAAAAGATAACCTGGAGCCTCATGGACCGGAGGCGCTGCTGTATTCCCCAAAGGAAGGGATACAGATTCCCTATCTGCCTGACGCCTCCCTGCGCCGCCTGCTCCGCCGGCTATGGGAACGTGGAATTGATTTATACCGGATTACAGAGCAGACACAAAACCTGGAAGATATTTACCTCGGTATGGTAAAGGAGGCGGGATTATGA
- the lexA gene encoding transcriptional repressor LexA, with translation MAQGKITAKQQEILEYIKGCILKKGYPPAVREICEAVHLKSTSSVHSHLETLERNGYIRRDPTKPRAIEILDDEFALTRREMVQVPVIGTVAAGQPILAQENIEDYFPIPASILPNAETFMLRVKGESMINIGIFDGDQVIVEQTKTARNGEIVVALVEDSATVKRFFKEKGHYRLQPENDNMEPIIVNQVEILGKVIGLFRMMQ, from the coding sequence ATGGCACAGGGCAAGATTACCGCAAAACAACAGGAAATACTGGAATATATCAAGGGATGCATTTTAAAGAAAGGATATCCGCCGGCAGTCCGGGAGATCTGTGAGGCGGTCCATTTAAAGTCCACTTCTTCTGTCCACTCCCACTTAGAGACACTGGAGCGTAACGGCTATATCCGCCGCGACCCTACCAAACCGCGTGCCATTGAGATCCTGGACGATGAGTTTGCTCTCACACGCCGGGAGATGGTGCAGGTTCCCGTGATCGGTACGGTTGCCGCAGGCCAGCCGATCCTGGCCCAGGAGAACATCGAAGATTACTTCCCGATCCCGGCCAGCATTCTCCCCAACGCTGAGACCTTCATGCTGCGCGTCAAGGGTGAGAGTATGATCAATATCGGTATTTTCGACGGTGACCAGGTGATCGTAGAGCAGACAAAGACTGCACGGAATGGAGAGATCGTCGTTGCACTGGTGGAGGATTCCGCCACCGTGAAGCGTTTTTTCAAAGAAAAGGGACACTACCGGCTTCAGCCGGAGAATGATAATATGGAACCAATCATCGTAAACCAAGTGGAGATTCTTGGCAAAGTGATCGGATTGTTCCGCATGATGCAGTGA